CGTTTTAATGAATTAATGACAGGAATCAGGCAAGATGTGGCGGTAAAGATATTCGGCGAGAATCTGGACTCATTGGCAATGTATGCGGATAAAACGGCAAAAATAATCTCGTCGGTTGAAGGAGCGACTTCGCCACAGATTGAACGGGTAAGTGGCCTTCCACAAATCAATGTGGAATATGACAGAACCAGAATGGCAAACTACGGACTGAATATTGAAGAGGTAAACAATGCTTTAAGTACCGCTTTTGCAGGGCAGGCTGCGGGGCAGGTTTTTGAAAACGAAAGAAGATTTGATTTGGTAGTGCGTTTAGACAGCCTCCATAGAACGAATATTGACGATGTAAATAACCTGATGATTTCAACCAGTTCCGGGGCACAGATTCCGCTTTCTCAGGTAGCGAATGTCGGTTATAAACTAGGACCTGCACAAATCAGTCGTGAAGAGGGAAAACGTAGAATAGTGATAGGGTTTAATGTAAAAGGCCGCGATGTGGAAAGTGTTGTAAAAGACATTCAGGCAAAGCTGGACAAAGTAAAACTACCATCAGGCTATTATTTCACGTATGGAGGTCAGTTTGAAAATTTACAGGCTGCAAGTCAGCGATTGATGGTTGCAGTACCTGTTTCATTATTTTTAATTTTTATGTTGCTGTATTTCACATTCCATTCCTTTAAACAGGCAGCATTGATCTTTACAGCGATTCCAATGAGTGCAATAGGAGGTATTTTTGCTTTAGTACTCAGAGATATGCCTTTCAGTATCAGTGCCGGAATAGGATTTATCGCACTATTTGGTGTTGCTGTTCTCAACGGAATTGTGCTGATCGGAACTTTCAATCAACTGGAAAAAGATGGCGAAACGAATATTATAAAACGGGTAATTGAAGGGACAAAAACCAGATTGCGACCTATATTGATGACGGCAACGGTAGCGTCTTTAGGATTTTTACCGATGGCTATTTCCACGGGAGCAGGTGCCGAAGTTCAGAAACCTTTGGCAACAGTGGTGATAGGTGGTCTGATTACCGCAACTTTTCTTACGTTATTCGTATTGCCGATGCTGTATATTATTTTTAATACAAAAATTGATTTAAAAAAGATAAAACCTAAATCATTAAGCGCAGTTATTGGATTAGGGTTTTTGTTCTTTGGACAGACTGTCAAAGCACAGCAGGGAAGTCCTTTATCTCCGGAACAGGCTATTCAAATGGCGCTGAGCAATAATGATCTTATCAGATCAAAAGATTTGGATATTAAAGCCAGCGAAGCCTTAAAACCTACCGCTAAAGAGCTTCCGAAACTGAGTGTGGATGCACAGTTAGGCCAGTATAACAGTAAAAAGTTTGACCAGTCTTTTTCGATCTCGCAAAATATTCCGTTTCCGACTTTGTTTAAAGCCAGAAAAGAACTGGTTGCTGAAGAAATTAAAGGAAAACAGATTAATAAGGAAATTTCTGCCAATGAACTGGCAAAGCAGGTCAGAACCTATTATTACCAGATTGAATATTTACAGTATAATCAGCTGCAGCTTAAACATCTGGATAGTCTGTATCAGGATTTTATAAGAATTGCTACGGTAAGGTTTAAAGCAGGAGATATTAAAAAAATCGAGATCAACACGGCTGAAACCCAAAAAGGAGAAATTAATCTGCTGCTGAAGCAGAATGAAGTATATCTTACCAATGCGTATAAAAACTTAAAAACACTGCTCAATACATCTGAAGAAATTACAGTTCCTTCCAATAAAAACTATTATCCTTTAAATGCAGAGAATGTTCTTGATAGTCTTTCGATTGCAAAGCATCCTACCGTAAAAGCATTCTATCAGGAAATGGAGATTGCGGAAAAAAATAAAAATGTTGAAAAATCTCAGGGACTTCCGGAATTTACCATCGGATATACCAATCAGTCTTTAATCGGTTTTCAGACTATTAACGGAATGGAGCAGTATTTCAATGGTGGAAACCGCTTTCATTCGGGAACAATAGGAGTTTCCATTCCTTTGACTTTCGGGGCGACAAAAGCGAGAATGCAATCCTGGGAGTTTCAGAAGCAAATGGCGGAAACCAACGCAAAATTCCAGGAAAAACAACTGGAGAACCAGTTGGAAAATGCTTTCAATCAATACCTGCAAAATATAAAGCGATATGAGTATTATATAAACCAAGCCATTCCTAATGCGGAAAAGATTATAAAAGCCGGACAATTAGGGTATAAAACAGGTGAAATATCATATGTGGAATATCTTTTTGCTTTGCAGGCCGCTACGAATATTCAGCTTAAATACCTCGAATCTATCCAGCA
Above is a genomic segment from Chryseobacterium geocarposphaerae containing:
- a CDS encoding CusA/CzcA family heavy metal efflux RND transporter, coding for MLDKIIRFSIKNKIVIGIMTVVLVIWGVWSASKLPIDAVPDITNNQVQIITVCPTLAGQEVEQLVTFPIEQSIANIPDIEETRSISRFGLSVITVVFKENADIYFARQLISEQLKQAVEEIPKGIGTPELAPVSTGLGEVYQYILHPKKGSEKKYTSKELRTMQDWIVRRQLNGTPGVAEINSFGGELKQYEVAINPDRLKAMGISITDIFTALEKNNQNTGGAYIDKKPNAYFIRGIGMVTSIEDIKNIAVKNETGSVPIFIKDVANVGLGHAIRYGALTYNGEVDAVGGVVMMLKGANSNEVVQRIKDKIPTIQKSLPDDVIIEPFLDRTDLVDRAINTVEKNLIEGALIVIFVLVLFLGNFRAGLIVASAIPLSLLFALGMMNVYGVSANLMSLGAIDFGLIVDGAVIIVEATLHHLGLRKTTGILTQSEMDEEVFLSASKIRSSAAFGEIIILIVYIPILTLAGVEGKMFIPMAKTVGFAILGALILSLTYIPMMSALFLSKKIAHKETFSDKMMNRLQRIYQPLLEKALKIKYALVGGTMALFVVSVFIFNRMGGEFIPQLQEGDYAFHCILPQGSSLSQSIETSMQASRIIKQFDEVKMVIGKTGSAEVPTDPMPPEASDLIIVLKPKEEWKRKKSYDGLADEISEKLETIPGVFFEKNQPIQMRFNELMTGIRQDVAVKIFGENLDSLAMYADKTAKIISSVEGATSPQIERVSGLPQINVEYDRTRMANYGLNIEEVNNALSTAFAGQAAGQVFENERRFDLVVRLDSLHRTNIDDVNNLMISTSSGAQIPLSQVANVGYKLGPAQISREEGKRRIVIGFNVKGRDVESVVKDIQAKLDKVKLPSGYYFTYGGQFENLQAASQRLMVAVPVSLFLIFMLLYFTFHSFKQAALIFTAIPMSAIGGIFALVLRDMPFSISAGIGFIALFGVAVLNGIVLIGTFNQLEKDGETNIIKRVIEGTKTRLRPILMTATVASLGFLPMAISTGAGAEVQKPLATVVIGGLITATFLTLFVLPMLYIIFNTKIDLKKIKPKSLSAVIGLGFLFFGQTVKAQQGSPLSPEQAIQMALSNNDLIRSKDLDIKASEALKPTAKELPKLSVDAQLGQYNSKKFDQSFSISQNIPFPTLFKARKELVAEEIKGKQINKEISANELAKQVRTYYYQIEYLQYNQLQLKHLDSLYQDFIRIATVRFKAGDIKKIEINTAETQKGEINLLLKQNEVYLTNAYKNLKTLLNTSEEITVPSNKNYYPLNAENVLDSLSIAKHPTVKAFYQEMEIAEKNKNVEKSQGLPEFTIGYTNQSLIGFQTINGMEQYFNGGNRFHSGTIGVSIPLTFGATKARMQSWEFQKQMAETNAKFQEKQLENQLENAFNQYLQNIKRYEYYINQAIPNAEKIIKAGQLGYKTGEISYVEYLFALQAATNIQLKYLESIQQVNESVITINSILNK